The nucleotide sequence ggtgaagtctgatgtgtacagggtaaacaggaatggggagagcacagtcccttgaggtgcccccgtgctacaggccaccacatcagacacacagtcacgcagcctcacaaactgtggcctgtctgtgaggtagttgatggtccaagcaaccagatgttggtccacacctgcaacctccagcttcctcctcagcagtgatggctgaattgtgttgaaagcactggagaaatcaaaaaacatgactctcacagtgctcccaggggcctccaggtgagacagggcccgatgctgcaggtagatgatggcgtcatccaccccgatgcctggtcgatatgcaaactgcagcgggtccagtgctgagctcacctgagtgcggagatggctgaggatgatcctctccatagccttcatcaggtgggaagtcaaggcgacaggtctgaagtggttcggttccgtaggacgaggtacctttggaaccggaaccaggcagaaagtcctccagaggactggtaccttctccagtctgaggctcatattaaatatgaacagcatcaccacacagagctggtctgcacactccctgaggagcctggaggtgatgctgtcagggcctgttgccttcctggcctttgttctccttaactccatcctaacctgattcagggtgaggcagaggggggttggaggatgggtgggcggtggctggtctggtgctgtgagtcgttgggggggtcccttagcttctgttggaagaaggggagagtggactgtttggtgctgaggtggtaacagctgcagctgggaggagaagcctgagctggaaaggtgtgaagagggggccgagtgggtggagactgggggctgggcagaatcaaatctgttaaagaacaggttcagttcatttgcccaggcttggtcacctgtgacctggcgaccatttccagcctcagcatgtcctgagatgtgttttagacccctccacacatcacggatgttgttctgttccaggcgctgctccagcttcttcctgtagcagtccttgcacttcctgatcttatatttcaggtccctctgtactctgcgtagctcctccttgtccccagagagaaaagccctcttcttctcatttaggagggtcttcagctcaggagtgacccagggcttgttgttggaaaaacactgcactgattttgtttgcactgtgttttccacacaaaaattcACATAGTCCGTGATGCAGTCAGTAAGACTgtcaatgccccccccccgtgtGGACTGCAGAGAACGTCCCAGTCTGTGGTGCTAAAACAGTCCCTTAGTCGCTCTGTTACCTCCTCAGTCCAGATCTTCACCGTTTTAatctgtggtttctgctgtttcaccacTGGAGTGTACGCAGAGGACAGATGGACCAGGCTGTGATCAGAGCGTcctaaaggggggaggggggcagaagcaTATGCATTCTTGATGTTAGCATAGAAAAGGTCCAGAGTTTTTCTGTCCCTCGTATGACAGTTCACATACTGGGTGAAGTTGGACAGGGTGGCGGAGAGGGGGGTGCATGCATGGTTAAAGCCCCCAGAAATCAGGATCAGGGCCTGCGggtgttgtgtctgcagctgggacACGGTGCTGTGCACGCGCTCACAAGCGACAGCAGCGTCAGCCGACGGAGGGACGTAAACAGTCCCCACCAGCACATGGGAGAACTCCCGTGGAAGGTAGTACGGCCGAACGCTGACTGCCACCAGTTCAATGTCCTTGCTGCAGTGCTGTTCTTTCACAGTGATGTGGTTCGGGTTACACCACCTGTCATTCACGAACACCGCCAGACCACCGCCTTTCTTCTTTCCGCTCTGCGCCGCACTCCGGTCTGCCCGCACCAGCGTGAATCCAGTAACTGAGACCACGGAGTTTGTCATGTCCTGGTGGAGCCACGTCTCGGTGAAACACAGCAGGCTGCTCTCACGGTACACCCGCTGCAGACGCATGAGCGCTGTTAACTCGTCCAGCTTGTTAGAGAGCGCGCAGACGTTTCCCATAGCAACGGATGGTAAACATGGCTTGTACCTCCGTCTTCTCTCCCGGCGTTTAactccagctctgcagcctcGTCGTTTCCTCCGTATTTCAGCTGGAACATCTGGCTTTCCAGCGAGGAGAATCTCAACTCGTCCAAGAGCTAACAGCTGATCTCGAGTGTAAACAATGGAGCTGCATCCTAACGGATCCCCCGAGGCCGGTtcaaaaagttgagaaaaaataaaaaagcaaaagtaatgaTGTTCCTGTCCTTTGTCGCAGAACTTTGTAATAGttgttgaaaaatacaaaaaacacaaataagttggaggaaaatattaaaaaactcaAAGTAAGGAACACAAAAAGGTAGAGCTGCACAGATAAGCTGCCACACACGCGGCGCCATGGTATAGTACTCCACATAGATTACAAAAAGCCTGAAATGCACTAAAAATCCTTTTGTGacataataattaaataaattataaatacaaagaaaacagtccactttttgtgaaataGAAACGACTTTACTGTCATTCATTCAtgttctaaacccgttttgtcccttttggggtcatggggctgctggagcctatcctgaccGCTCGTGGGcgactttattgtcattgttacaGAAAAGGCAAAGTGTAACACAGATCTAAAAGGAAGAgaatttttaattaacttttaaaAGCAGATGGAAATTCAACTGATAAAATCTCTCTGCACCGTTTCCgacctttatatttttttgtttttttgctctgaGATCACATCAACAGTTGTGTTCATTCTACTCTCAAAGAGCGAGAAAGCGCTGATCAGCCAGAGGGAGGAGGTGGTGGGGCTTTATATGTGAACCTGTTAGTTTATCTTTTACGTGTTAAAAATTACGATATCTATTTTGAATCtaaattatgcattttaaaGGTTTTGCTAGGATTTTACAGCGATTTTACAGCGATAGCCACAGTACATTTAGTATTAACCTATTTTGCTAATAGAACCAATGGTTCTGCCTCCAGGTCTCGAAGAACTGGTTCTGTCGGAGATCAGCAGTCCCAGTCGGACCCAGCAGACCGGAGACTCGTCCTCTGTGTCGTCCTTCTCCTACAAGGATATGATGAAGGAAACCCAATCCTCCAGCCAGAACAAGGTAAGAGAGCTTCAGGCTGCAAGTCCTGACATTGTATTTGGGTCTTCATGACCGCCATCCCTGAATCTGTTCAGAACCTGGGCTCTATGTCATGTAGTTCACCCAGATCATCAAGCAgcccaaacatttttaaagctct is from Oryzias latipes chromosome 7, ASM223467v1 and encodes:
- the LOC111947686 gene encoding uncharacterized protein LOC111947686, whose protein sequence is MTNSVVSVTGFTLVRADRSAAQSGKKKGGGLAVFVNDRWCNPNHITVKEQHCSKDIELVAVSVRPYYLPREFSHVLVGTVYVPPSADAAVACERVHSTVSQLQTQHPQALILISGGFNHACTPLSATLSNFTQYVNCHTRDRKTLDLFYANIKNAYASAPLPPLGRSDHSLVHLSSAYTPVVKQQKPQIKTVKIWTEEVTERLRDCFSTTDWDVLCSPHGGGALTVLLTASRTM